One Capsicum annuum cultivar UCD-10X-F1 chromosome 2, UCD10Xv1.1, whole genome shotgun sequence genomic window carries:
- the LOC107861175 gene encoding protein DOG1-like 3, which yields MHVNKSKELLRKNKMESSCSSSPSTSNDRREEACVFETWMALQREEAIELQQTVDQSKKGQINEHQLNQLIQKILQHFQDYTNIRSRRARIDVSPFFAPTTCTPLENSVLWIAGCRPASFIRFAYALSGVDIESNLTDFLQGKRIGDLGELTMKQMSMIDVLQAKTIKEEKRLCSRLASLQEDILDQPLVGKVKKYSSNDEPLCEDADEALDEHGQHMADLMEEADELRMKTLKEIVLDILKPVQAVEYLAAAKRTRLCFHKWGEKREHQHTNK from the coding sequence ATGCATGTCAACAAATCCAAGGAATTACTGAGAAAGAATAAAATGGAGAGCAGTTGTAGTTCAAGCCCCAGCACTAGTAATGATCGAAGGGAGGAAGCATGCGTATTCGAAACATGGATGGCTCTGCAACGTGAAGAAGCGATAGAGCTTCAACAAACTGTTGATCAGTCCAAAAAGGGCCAAATTAATGAGCATCAACTCAACCAACTCATCCAAAAGATCCTACAACATTTCCAAGACTACACTAACATCCGCAGCCGTCGAGCCCGAATCGACGTGTCGCCATTTTTCGCACCCACGACATGCACCCCCTTGGAGAACTCGGTCCTATGGATCGCTGGCTGCAGGCCAGCTTCTTTCATACGCTTCGCGTACGCACTCAGTGGCGTGGACATCGAGTCTAATCTCACGGACTTCCTTCAAGGAAAAAGAATCGGCGACCTCGGTGAGCTGACGATGAAACAAATGAGCATGATAGATGTGTTGCAAGCCAAGACGATTAAAGAAGAGAAGAGGCTATGTTCAAGATTGGCTAGCTTGCAAGAGGACATACTGGACCAACCGCTCGTTGGCAAGGTAAAGAAGTATAGTAGTAATGATGAACCATTATGTGAGGATGCAGATGAAGCTTTAGATGAACATGGTCAACACATGGCGGATTTAATGGAAGAAGCTGATGAGCTCAGGATGAAGACATTGAAGGAAATTGTACTCGACATACTTAAACCTGTTCAGGCAGTGGAATACTTAGCAGCAGCCAAGAGAACGAGGCTTTGTTTCCATAAATGGGGCGAGAAGAGGGAACATCAACATACCAACAAATAA